From bacterium:
TCTTTAATCCTACGATTGACTTCATCGAAAGTGGATTTGCCATATACATCCGGATCACGAACACCCAACAAGTTTATATTTGCACCGTGAAATACGGCTACTCGTACCATACCTGGTCGGATCATACATTGCCCTCTTTTTGTTTTTCAGCTTTATTTATATCAAGTTGGTCTAATTGAACTGCTTCTTCTTTTAGCATATGCGGAATGCCATCTACAATTAAATATGCCCGATTGCATTCATAGCATACAAGATAGTTCTCAATTAGAGTTAGTGGTTTTTGAGCCCCACAAGTCGGACACCTTAACACGCTTAATAAGTATTCATCAATCATGTATTTTTCATCCCTGTGAATCACTCATGAATAAGATACGCCATTATTGCATCGAACGTTCTCAATTGCTTATCGATGTTGAAA
This genomic window contains:
- a CDS encoding Trm112 family protein, with the translated sequence MIDEYLLSVLRCPTCGAQKPLTLIENYLVCYECNRAYLIVDGIPHMLKEEAVQLDQLDINKAEKQKEGNV